A region of the Verrucomicrobiia bacterium genome:
TGGTTTTATTTCCACAACGGTGAGCAGGGAAGAGAGCTGGGCGTTTTGCTCCACATACCGGTGGTAGTCTGCGTAGGTGGCAGTGGAGATGACCTGGAGGGCACCCTGCTTAAGGGCGCTGGCCAGTACGGCAGCGGCGTCCAAGGGACCTGCCGAAGTGGAGACAAGGCTGTGGACGTCTGGAATAGCCAGTATGACGTTACCCGCTTGTGCAACCTCGTTGAGCATGGTCTGCACGTTTTGCTCGGGGTTTGGACTGGAGAGGAGGTTGGCAATGTCTACCTCGACAAGCCGGTGGTCCCGAAGCTGTTCAGGAACGTTTTCTTCAACCATGCGGAAGGCAATGCTCATGAGAACAGCGTTTTTCCCTACGCCAGGTTCTCCCACCAGGAGGAGGTTATGCTCCGTGGGGTTGCCAAGCACTTCCAATGCACGGGTTACCTCCGCCACACGGGCAGTGGTTCCGGGCACCGCTCCCTGGGCGGCTAAGGAAGTAAGGTCACGGGAGAAGTGGTCAAGGAAAGGTGTGGGGAGCGCGGTCCAGGCGCGGTTCATGAAACCCTTTGGCTTTACCCTTCCTTTTTCCCGCCAAAACGCCCAACGGCGTTGCCGCTCGGTGTCCTCGGCATACCATTTGGTGATGGCAAGGATGGCCTTGGGCGACATGTCGAACTTGCTAAACAATTGTGACTGCCAGGCTTCGTCCTCTGCATAGGCAAGGAGGATATCTTCAACGTCGATGTAGGGGAAGTGAAGGGTGTGCGCCCGTTGGAAAGCAGTGAAGAGGCGCTCACGAACCTGAGGGGAAACACTCAGGGTCTTGATGGTATCGGCTGTTCCCCGCGCAGTGTATGCCGCTGAAGCAGTAAGGATATCGTCCGGCACGTGCTCCAACCTTGCGATCATCGCCTGGATACGCGGTTGTTCAAGGATGGTCTTCAAGAAAACGCTGTCGGTAATAGTGTTGTCGTGCAGGATGGTGGCATTCCGGGCGGCATCCTCTAACAGCTCCATGACCCTCGGATTGGCGTAGGCAAATAAGTCCACGGGCTTTTCCGGATTCTCAGGCAGGTCGTGCAGGGTGAGCCCGCTTGTCCGTCGCCCTTCAAAGAGAGAGAGGCAGTACATGGTTGCCAACCCGCCTACTCCAAAACCTACATGGGCAAGTCCACCTGCCCAAACGATACTTAGCAGGTCCACCGCTTCGCTTAAGATGATGCCGAAGCATCCCAGGGTGAGAACCAGGGCAAGAAGGGTTAGGGCATACCTAATTGTTGTACGAACGGTGCGCTCGTGATGGGAATTGGGTGTAAGGAGTGAGGGGAGGGTGAGTGTGTACTTTTGCCCAGCTTCGTTGGATAGCCATACCGCATCCCCATGGCAGGTAGGGCAGGTAATGAGCCCACCGGGCTCACCAGTGACTCCCCAGCCAGCGCAAGAAGGGCAGGTTGTAGGGCTGAAAGATGTCATAGCGGGAGAGGGACGGTAAGGCCGCCAATAATACTTGCCACACAGATGACGGGGAAGAGGAGCCAAAGGAGGTAGAAAAAGGCATAGAGGAGGGCGGCCAAAACGAAAACGAACAAGCCAGCCATAATGCGTGCTAACCTCAAAAACACCCCAATGATACGTCCCTGCCAGGTGTAATCCTGGAAGAGGGGGCGCCCCATGTTCCGCCAGGTATCTACTACTGCAAAGGTGCCGTCAAAAACACGAACCGTATGGAGGTATCGCTGGACTACCCAGGGACCACTTTTGACGTACCACATCCGCAGAAGTTGCATACATATATTAAACCACGGAAATGGGGTAAACCTCATTGACATTTTGTGTAAAATGTGGTAAATTCCCGCTGCCATCCACGGATGGAGGTGTCTATGAAACCTGAAAACAAACCGAGCTCTCTTCAGAAGGCGTTGTACGCCCTCATCGCCCTTGTTGTGCTCTTAAGCGCGACCGCTTTTGCCAGCAACCAGCAGGCAAGCAAGTTCAGCCAGGACCTGACTCGTCAGGAAAAGCAGGTGGCGGCTCAGAAGGCCCTCCGCTCACCCGGTATAGGTGCCGTATTGGAAGGTGCAACGTTTGCCAACTACACCAAACAGCCTAACTTTCGGCAGGTCAACGATATTGTCCTTGCCTACGGAGCAAGGCCGCATAAACCTGGCGAGCGACCGTACCTGGAGCTGGAAGAAGAGGGTAGTGTCATTATCCTCAAGTTCGCTGCCTTTACCCTCCGGGTTGACCGCAACGAGCGGTATTTCCACAACGCTCTCCGTCGTGACCTAGAGAGGGCGGCGGCGGAACGAATTAACCGCATCCATATCGGCATGCTAGAGCCTGAGTAGGTTGGAATCGCCTGGGACCACACGAACGTGTGGTCCTTTTTCATTGCATGGGTTGGCCCGACGCTCGCTTCCTTGCTCTGGCAATGCGGAAAAACCAGACTATCATGGGCAGTATGAGAAGTGCTGGAATTGCCCAAATGAGAAAATAGGACACTTTTGTTACGGTTGTTTTGAATGTGCTGCAATCAACGTACCCATTCACTCCCCAGTCGAATGTCTGGTTTCCATCCTTTTCATAGAGCGCAACGAGGTCATCTGTCTTGCTAGGACTTACTCCTGCTGCAAGGTAGGGTTCCCTGACGAGACCAGGATCCTGCTCAATCTCTGACAGGCTTTTTTTAATGACAGTCCCATGGTCGGGGTCTGCAATCCAGAGGGTATTTGTTGCCGGATCTATGAGCACCTCAGAAACCACATGCCCCTTTAAAGTGATTAACCGGGATTGGACGTCGTTTTTACCCAAGATGCCGGTCAAGGCAATTGCGTGCTCTGAGCACCAACCTACCCCGCGTTGGAGCGCCCTATAAGGGTTGCAGAACTCGTACTTTAGATAGATATCCGGCCGGATAAAGCTTCCCAAGTAGAGTAAGTAGTTGTGATAAGGGGGGATTGTTAAGTTGTAGCGAGTGATATTACTATCTTCCCAGTCATGGAGCATAGTGCGGTTGATAACCGAATTCAGCCGTAAAGTGTAATCTTGATTCGATTCCTTCGGACCCCTATCGATCTGCTTCAGGGCATCTTCGTAGCTCAGGCTAGTACCGTGGTTGTCCTCCGCCACCACCGAATAGATGAGTGTGCTTCGTTTTGGAATGAAGAATCCTATCAGGTTCAGACACAGGAGGAAAACGCCTATACAAAATGCCAACCACGCAAGGGTGAGGGATGGTGAGAGTCTCTTTTCAATGATTTTAGTGGCCTCGGGAGCGTCTGACATGCACTGGTTTAGGGGGTCTGGCTAGCTTTTCTGCGCGCCTTTCTTTTTAAGGGAGGCCGATTATAGATCATAATACCAAATAGTAGCAGATGTGGCTTACTACAGTTGGTTCTTGTCCTCTCGGGCGACAAAAGCCCTTACAGCTCAAGCCTGAGAGTCGTACCAGGCATAGGCTTGGACATGTAAGGTATCCATGTACTCATCTTTGAGTCGACGGTACGAGGCATAATCCTCAGGATATTGTTCCTTGAGTTGCTTCTTAATGCTGGCGTAGCCTAATGCTTCTTTAGGGTGAGCAATGAGATAGTCACGCACTGCTCGTAGCTCTTTAATTCGGAAGTTCCCTGGTTCATAGCAGTGAATGTTGGCTACTTTTTCGTGTCCCTTCTCACGTGCAAAGAGTCGCCCTCCCGATTGGAGGATATCGCCGTAGGAGATGTAACCAGCTATTTCTAGGGCAGGGGTTTTGGAATCAATAGCAGTGATATCGTTTGTAATTATGAGGATATCGATAAGGGGTTTGCCGGACATGCCTGGGATTGACGTGCTGCCAACGTGTTCTACTGCTGTGGCAGTGGAGCCCAGTATCTCTTTGAGTTTGGCGGCTTCTGCGGCGAACATATCTCGCCAGACTGGATTGTATGGGACAATCTCGTAGCGCCGTGAGGGGTTGGATGAGTTTTTAGTTTCCATATATAGGGGTAATAAATGTATTTTTAAGCATCTCTTTTGAGAATAGCAGGACAGAATAACTGGATAGTGCGCAGGTGTCAATGAGGTGGTGGGCCTACGCTCACTTTCTGAACCTTCCATTACATGTTGGAGCGGTTCAGAAGCGTTGCGCTAACTCCCCTCTCCCTGCGGGAGCAGTGTATTGGGGAGGTGGAGTCCTCTCACCTGGTTTCAAGTCTCTAGGCCGACAAAGAAAAAAGACACCTGGAAGGTGTCCTTTTTCTTTGGTGGGCCCTAGAG
Encoded here:
- a CDS encoding AAA family ATPase is translated as MTSFSPTTCPSCAGWGVTGEPGGLITCPTCHGDAVWLSNEAGQKYTLTLPSLLTPNSHHERTVRTTIRYALTLLALVLTLGCFGIILSEAVDLLSIVWAGGLAHVGFGVGGLATMYCLSLFEGRRTSGLTLHDLPENPEKPVDLFAYANPRVMELLEDAARNATILHDNTITDSVFLKTILEQPRIQAMIARLEHVPDDILTASAAYTARGTADTIKTLSVSPQVRERLFTAFQRAHTLHFPYIDVEDILLAYAEDEAWQSQLFSKFDMSPKAILAITKWYAEDTERQRRWAFWREKGRVKPKGFMNRAWTALPTPFLDHFSRDLTSLAAQGAVPGTTARVAEVTRALEVLGNPTEHNLLLVGEPGVGKNAVLMSIAFRMVEENVPEQLRDHRLVEVDIANLLSSPNPEQNVQTMLNEVAQAGNVILAIPDVHSLVSTSAGPLDAAAVLASALKQGALQVISTATYADYHRYVEQNAQLSSLLTVVEIKPPSIEQTVAILEEEAAGIEHRENVYLTYPAVEEAAELAERYLTDQVLPQSAITLLGEAASVAHAAGKRWVQATDIQGVIEKRTGVPVKAAGVEEGQRLLNMETELHKRIIGQEVAVKAVADALRRARAGLHSNDRPISTFLFVGPTGVGKTEMAKAVANIYFGREESFIRLDMSEYQDGTAVYRLIGAPPGTSESHTEGGALTQPIREHPFSLILLDEIEKAHPDVLNLFLQLLDDGRLTENTGRTVQYRNAIVVATSNAASPEIMKLIKEGVQPEQLPKQILNLLQQHFRPEFLNRFDAVIPFQPLTQSEAQSVTSLLLTPVIASAAEQGITLNFSQDAVELLTTLGYDPQFGGRPLRRVIQDKVEALLARLILGGSITKGDSLQITADMLK
- a CDS encoding GrpB family protein, which encodes METKNSSNPSRRYEIVPYNPVWRDMFAAEAAKLKEILGSTATAVEHVGSTSIPGMSGKPLIDILIITNDITAIDSKTPALEIAGYISYGDILQSGGRLFAREKGHEKVANIHCYEPGNFRIKELRAVRDYLIAHPKEALGYASIKKQLKEQYPEDYASYRRLKDEYMDTLHVQAYAWYDSQA